Proteins encoded by one window of Hafnia alvei:
- a CDS encoding virulence factor BrkB family protein, whose translation MTLFSWQSAKSCVSFGRLLWARVNHDRVSMMAGSLAYVSLLSLVPLVTVVFSLFAAFPMFGEVSEQLKHFIFTNFVPAAGDVVQSYIEQFVANSSKMTAVGAVGLIVTALLVISSVDGALNHIWRSRTQRPIVYSFAIYWMVLTLGPILVGASMAISTYLLSIRWLAMTGVYSLVDQVLRIFPLLLSCASFWLIYCVVPTQRVPARDALIGAVVAGLLFELGKKGFGLYVTMFPSYQLIYGVLAVIPILFVWVYWSWCIVLLGAEITVSLSEYRAMHQRAKREENQRIQATSPENDKEEKN comes from the coding sequence ATGACCCTTTTTTCTTGGCAGTCAGCAAAGTCTTGCGTCTCATTTGGGCGTCTCTTGTGGGCCAGAGTTAATCACGACCGAGTGAGCATGATGGCGGGCAGTCTGGCCTATGTTTCTTTGTTATCTCTGGTTCCTCTCGTCACGGTGGTTTTCTCTCTGTTTGCCGCTTTTCCCATGTTTGGCGAAGTTTCTGAACAGCTCAAACACTTTATTTTTACCAATTTCGTTCCCGCTGCTGGCGATGTCGTGCAGTCTTATATCGAACAGTTTGTCGCTAACTCCAGCAAGATGACCGCCGTGGGTGCCGTTGGGCTGATTGTCACGGCTCTGCTGGTGATATCCTCCGTTGACGGTGCGCTAAACCATATTTGGCGTAGCCGTACCCAGCGGCCAATCGTCTATTCATTTGCGATCTATTGGATGGTATTAACCCTTGGACCCATTTTAGTGGGGGCCAGCATGGCGATTAGCACCTATCTGCTTTCCATCCGCTGGCTGGCGATGACCGGTGTGTATTCGCTGGTGGATCAGGTACTGCGCATTTTTCCTCTCTTGCTCTCCTGCGCCAGTTTCTGGCTCATTTACTGCGTCGTGCCCACGCAGCGAGTTCCCGCCAGAGATGCGCTGATCGGCGCGGTGGTGGCGGGGCTATTGTTCGAACTGGGTAAAAAAGGCTTTGGGCTATACGTCACGATGTTTCCATCGTATCAATTGATTTATGGCGTACTGGCCGTGATACCGATACTGTTTGTATGGGTCTACTGGAGTTGGTGCATTGTGTTATTAGGCGCAGAGATTACCGTCTCGCTCAGTGAATACCGCGCCATGCA
- the yihX gene encoding glucose-1-phosphatase: MLYIFDLGNVIVDIDFKRVLGVWSKYSGVPLATLSERFKMGEVFQQHERGTITDEEFAHKLCAEMGIALSFEQFELGWQSVFVGLRPEVIELMKKLRSYGNRVVVLSNTNRLHSNYWPKHYPEVEAASDHMYLSQDLGMRKPDVEIYQHVLAQEHCPASDAVFFDDNAENVAAAAALGIKSILVTDNQVVPAYFA, from the coding sequence ATGTTGTACATCTTTGATTTAGGGAATGTGATTGTAGATATTGATTTTAAGCGCGTGCTCGGTGTTTGGAGCAAATATAGCGGTGTGCCGCTGGCAACCCTGTCCGAAAGGTTCAAAATGGGTGAAGTTTTCCAGCAGCATGAGCGTGGTACGATTACCGATGAAGAGTTCGCGCACAAACTCTGTGCTGAAATGGGGATAGCACTCAGCTTCGAACAGTTTGAGTTAGGCTGGCAGTCGGTATTTGTTGGTCTACGTCCAGAAGTCATTGAGCTGATGAAAAAGTTGCGTAGTTACGGTAATCGTGTGGTTGTGCTCTCCAACACTAACCGCCTACACAGCAACTATTGGCCAAAGCATTATCCTGAAGTGGAGGCTGCCAGCGATCACATGTACCTCTCTCAAGATCTTGGTATGCGCAAACCCGATGTGGAGATTTACCAGCACGTGCTGGCTCAGGAACATTGCCCAGCCAGCGATGCGGTATTCTTTGATGACAACGCTGAAAACGTTGCGGCCGCGGCGGCGTTGGGAATTAAGTCTATTCTCGTCACGGATAACCAAGTGGTGCCCGCGTATTTTGCCTAA
- the typA gene encoding ribosome-dependent GTPase TypA has product MIENLRNIAIIAHVDHGKTTLVDKLLQQSGTFGEREEATERVMDSNDLEKERGITILAKNTAINWKDYRINIVDTPGHADFGGEVERVMSMVDSVLLVVDAMDGPMPQTRFVTKKAFANGLKPIVVINKVDRPGARPDWVVDQVFDLFVNLDATDEQLDFPIVYASALNGIAGLDHNDMADDMTPLYQAIVDHVSPPQVEADAPFQMQISQLDYNNYVGVIGIGRIKRGKIKPNQQVTLIDSEGKTRNGKVGKVLTHMGLERIEADVAEAGDIIAITGLGELNISDTICEVGNVEALPALSVDEPTVTMYFCVNTSPFCGKEGKYVTSRQILERLQKELVHNVALRVEETEDADAFRVSGRGELHLSVLIENMRREGFELAVSRPKVINRKIDGRMQEPFENVTLDIEEQHQGSVMQAMGERKGDVKNMVPDGKGRIRLDYIIPARGLIGFRTEFMTMTSGTGLLYSTFSHYDDVRPGEIGQRQNGVLISNGQGKAVAFALFGLQDRGKLFLGHGAEVYEGQIIGIHTRSNDLTVNCLTGKKLTNMRASGTDEATTLVPAIKMSLEQALEFIDDDELVEVTPVSVRIRKRHLTENDRRRAARGPKED; this is encoded by the coding sequence GTGATCGAAAATCTGCGTAACATCGCCATTATTGCGCACGTTGACCATGGGAAAACTACCCTGGTTGACAAGTTGCTACAACAATCCGGCACGTTCGGTGAACGTGAAGAAGCAACTGAACGCGTAATGGACTCCAACGATTTGGAGAAAGAGCGTGGGATTACCATCCTCGCGAAAAACACCGCCATTAATTGGAAAGACTACCGTATCAACATCGTGGATACCCCGGGGCATGCTGACTTCGGTGGCGAAGTTGAACGTGTAATGTCTATGGTTGACTCGGTACTGCTGGTTGTTGACGCAATGGATGGCCCTATGCCGCAGACCCGTTTCGTGACCAAAAAAGCATTTGCTAACGGTCTGAAACCAATTGTGGTTATCAACAAAGTTGACCGTCCGGGCGCACGTCCTGACTGGGTTGTCGATCAGGTATTCGACCTGTTCGTTAACTTGGACGCAACCGACGAGCAGCTGGACTTCCCAATCGTTTACGCATCTGCGTTGAACGGTATCGCGGGTCTGGACCATAACGATATGGCCGACGACATGACTCCGCTGTATCAAGCGATTGTTGACCATGTATCTCCGCCACAAGTTGAAGCTGATGCACCTTTCCAGATGCAAATTTCTCAGCTGGACTACAACAACTACGTTGGCGTTATCGGTATCGGCCGTATCAAACGCGGTAAAATCAAACCTAACCAACAGGTTACTTTGATCGATAGCGAAGGCAAAACTCGTAACGGTAAAGTCGGTAAAGTTCTGACCCACATGGGTCTGGAGCGTATCGAAGCTGACGTTGCTGAAGCTGGCGACATCATCGCAATCACCGGTCTGGGTGAACTGAACATTTCCGACACCATTTGTGAAGTGGGTAATGTTGAAGCTCTGCCTGCGCTGAGCGTTGATGAACCAACTGTAACCATGTACTTCTGCGTAAACACCTCTCCGTTCTGCGGTAAAGAAGGTAAATACGTGACCTCCCGTCAGATCCTGGAGCGTCTGCAGAAAGAACTGGTACACAACGTTGCTCTGCGCGTTGAAGAAACTGAAGATGCTGACGCATTCCGCGTTTCAGGCCGTGGTGAACTTCACCTGTCGGTTCTGATCGAAAACATGCGTCGTGAAGGTTTCGAGCTGGCAGTATCTCGTCCTAAGGTTATCAACCGTAAGATTGATGGCCGTATGCAAGAACCGTTTGAAAACGTAACTCTGGATATCGAAGAGCAGCACCAGGGTTCAGTCATGCAAGCCATGGGTGAACGCAAGGGCGACGTTAAAAACATGGTTCCAGATGGCAAGGGTCGTATCCGTTTGGATTACATCATCCCTGCGCGTGGCCTGATCGGCTTCCGTACCGAATTCATGACTATGACTTCTGGTACTGGTCTGCTGTACTCCACCTTCAGCCATTACGACGATGTACGTCCAGGCGAAATCGGCCAGCGTCAGAACGGCGTGCTGATCTCTAACGGTCAGGGTAAAGCGGTTGCGTTTGCTCTGTTCGGTCTGCAGGATCGCGGTAAGCTGTTCTTGGGTCACGGTGCAGAAGTTTATGAAGGCCAGATCATCGGTATTCATACTCGTTCTAACGACCTGACCGTTAACTGCTTGACCGGTAAAAAACTGACCAACATGCGTGCGTCTGGTACTGATGAAGCAACGACTCTGGTTCCTGCGATTAAAATGTCTCTGGAACAGGCTCTGGAATTCATCGATGACGACGAATTGGTAGAAGTGACTCCGGTTTCTGTACGTATCCGTAAACGTCACCTGACTGAAAACGACCGTCGCCGCGCAGCTCGTGGCCCTAAAGAAGACTAA
- the glnL gene encoding nitrogen regulation protein NR(II), whose amino-acid sequence MTDAQTARKQPDSGQILNSLITCVLLLDRNLAVHYANPAAQQLLAQSSRKLFGTPLPDLLGYFSLNIRLMHDSLHAGQGFTDNEVTLVIDGHAHIMALTAQPMSDDFILLELSPMDSQRRLSQEQLQHAQQVAARDLVRGLAHEIKNPLGGLRGAAQLLAKALPDPSLTEYTKVIIEQADRLRNLVDRLLGPQRPGQHVTQSIHQVAERVCQLVSLECPDNVTLVRDYDPSLPELEHDPEQIEQVLLNITRNALQALGNAGGTITLRTRTAFQLTLHGERYRLAARIDIEDDGPGIPAHLHDTLFYPMVSGREGGTGLGLSIARNLIDQHQGKIEFNSWPGHTEFSVYLPIRK is encoded by the coding sequence ATGACCGATGCGCAAACCGCACGTAAACAGCCTGATTCCGGGCAAATTCTCAATTCACTGATTACCTGCGTATTGTTGCTTGATCGCAATCTGGCGGTTCATTACGCCAATCCAGCCGCGCAACAGCTGTTGGCTCAAAGTTCTCGCAAGTTATTTGGCACCCCGCTCCCAGACTTATTAGGCTACTTCTCGCTGAATATTCGGCTGATGCACGATAGCCTGCACGCTGGACAGGGGTTTACCGATAATGAAGTCACGCTGGTTATCGATGGTCATGCTCATATTATGGCGCTCACGGCACAACCCATGAGTGATGACTTTATCCTGTTGGAACTCTCTCCGATGGATAGCCAGCGCCGCCTCAGCCAAGAACAGCTACAGCATGCACAGCAGGTCGCCGCCCGCGATTTGGTGCGTGGATTAGCTCATGAGATTAAAAACCCGCTTGGTGGATTACGCGGCGCTGCGCAGCTGTTAGCTAAAGCCTTGCCCGATCCCTCGCTGACCGAATACACCAAGGTCATCATCGAGCAGGCAGACCGTCTAAGAAATCTGGTCGATCGGCTGTTAGGCCCTCAGCGCCCCGGTCAACACGTCACACAAAGCATTCATCAGGTAGCAGAACGTGTTTGCCAGCTGGTTTCACTCGAATGCCCCGACAACGTCACGCTGGTTAGGGATTACGATCCGAGCCTGCCGGAGCTTGAGCACGATCCAGAACAAATTGAACAAGTACTGCTCAATATCACTCGCAATGCGCTTCAGGCACTAGGAAACGCGGGAGGTACGATTACGTTGCGCACTCGAACCGCATTTCAGCTCACACTGCATGGCGAGCGCTATCGCTTAGCGGCGCGTATTGATATTGAAGATGATGGTCCGGGGATCCCCGCCCATCTGCACGATACCCTGTTTTATCCGATGGTCAGTGGCCGCGAAGGTGGCACCGGACTCGGCCTGTCGATTGCCAGAAATCTCATCGACCAACATCAGGGTAAAATTGAATTTAATAGCTGGCCGGGGCATACCGAATTTTCGGTTTATCTGCCTATTCGCAAGTAA
- a CDS encoding Tar ligand binding domain-containing protein, with protein sequence MFKNLTIRTGLLILLAVFALLQFTSSGIGMYFLHQNDEDVNFLEVTASEQKALSDSRDAVLRLRSIIDSTVIQLTNNMPVNVPQVVKHCAKNYKPRRLTLTCL encoded by the coding sequence ATGTTTAAAAACCTAACAATCAGAACAGGACTGCTCATTTTATTAGCCGTATTTGCCTTACTTCAATTTACGTCCAGTGGAATCGGGATGTATTTTCTTCACCAGAACGATGAGGACGTTAACTTTCTGGAAGTTACCGCAAGCGAACAAAAAGCGCTCTCTGATTCACGTGATGCCGTCTTACGCTTGCGTTCGATTATCGACAGCACGGTTATCCAACTGACCAATAATATGCCGGTTAATGTGCCTCAGGTCGTCAAGCACTGCGCCAAGAATTACAAACCTCGCAGACTAACTTTGACTTGTTTATGA
- the inaA gene encoding lipopolysaccharide kinase InaA, whose translation MASRAELEEFQRWWDTEGDWVEEPNERRKGMSGVQRIERDGKTLYVKRQVMHLFHSLRYPFGRPTIVREIQVINELSAAGVIVPKIVYGKALQINGEWRALLVTEDMKDFVCIGDWYTQKQNQACEPEVMNELLKQIAVAFKKMHSVNRQHGCCYVRHIYVKSHGDVEAGFLDLEKSRRRWVREKAVQHDFKQLEKYLEPIPTEDWLRVKEHYYSL comes from the coding sequence ATGGCATCGAGAGCAGAATTAGAAGAGTTTCAGCGTTGGTGGGATACAGAAGGCGATTGGGTTGAAGAGCCTAATGAGCGCCGCAAAGGCATGAGCGGCGTTCAGCGCATTGAACGTGATGGCAAAACGCTTTATGTAAAACGTCAGGTGATGCACCTATTCCACTCTCTTCGTTATCCATTTGGGCGTCCAACCATTGTGCGCGAAATTCAGGTGATCAACGAACTCTCTGCGGCAGGCGTGATTGTCCCCAAAATCGTATACGGTAAAGCGCTGCAAATTAATGGCGAGTGGCGTGCCCTACTTGTAACGGAAGACATGAAGGACTTTGTTTGTATTGGTGATTGGTATACGCAGAAACAGAATCAAGCCTGTGAGCCTGAGGTGATGAATGAACTTCTCAAGCAGATTGCCGTTGCCTTTAAAAAAATGCATAGCGTAAATCGGCAGCACGGTTGCTGCTATGTTCGGCATATCTATGTGAAAAGTCATGGGGACGTTGAGGCTGGATTTTTGGATCTTGAAAAGAGTCGCCGCCGTTGGGTGAGAGAAAAAGCGGTACAGCATGATTTTAAACAGTTAGAGAAATACTTAGAGCCGATCCCTACTGAAGATTGGCTGCGTGTAAAAGAGCACTACTATTCTTTATAA
- the glnA gene encoding glutamate--ammonia ligase yields the protein MSAEHVLTMLNEHEVKFVDLRFTDTKGKEQHVTIPAHQVNADFFEEGKMFDGSSIGGWKGINESDMVLMPDASTAVLDPFFEEPTLIIRCDILEPGTMQGYDRDPRSISKRAEDYLRASGIADTVLFGPEPEFFLFDDIRFGSSIRGSHVAIDDIEGAWNSSTKYEGGNKGHRPAVKGGYFPVPPVDSSQDIRSTMCLTMEDMGLVVEAHHHEVATAGQNEVATRFNTMTKKADEIQIYKYVVHNVAHAFGKTATFMPKPMFGDNGSGMHCHMSLSKNGTNLFAGDKYAGLSEMALYYIGGVIKHAKAINALANPTTNSYKRLVPGYEAPVMLAYSARNRSASIRIPVIASPKGRRIEVRFPDPAANPYLCFAALLMAGLDGIVNKIHPGDAMDKNLYDLPPEEAKEIPTVAGSLDEALACLDADREFLTRGGVFTNDAIDAYIKLRQEEMERVRMTPHPVEFELYYSV from the coding sequence ATGTCCGCTGAACACGTATTAACAATGCTGAATGAGCATGAAGTCAAATTCGTAGACCTGCGTTTTACTGATACGAAAGGTAAAGAACAGCACGTTACGATCCCTGCTCATCAAGTCAATGCCGACTTCTTTGAAGAAGGTAAAATGTTTGACGGCTCCTCTATCGGCGGCTGGAAAGGTATCAACGAATCCGACATGGTGCTGATGCCAGATGCAAGCACTGCGGTTCTGGATCCGTTCTTTGAAGAACCGACTCTGATTATCCGTTGCGACATTCTTGAGCCAGGCACCATGCAGGGCTATGACCGCGACCCGCGCTCCATCTCTAAACGTGCAGAAGATTACCTGCGCGCTTCAGGCATCGCAGACACCGTTCTGTTTGGGCCTGAACCAGAATTCTTCCTGTTCGATGACATTCGTTTCGGCAGCAGCATTCGTGGCTCCCACGTTGCCATTGACGATATCGAAGGCGCATGGAACTCCAGCACCAAATACGAAGGCGGCAACAAAGGCCATCGTCCAGCGGTGAAAGGCGGCTATTTCCCAGTTCCTCCTGTCGATTCTTCACAGGACATCCGCTCGACCATGTGTCTGACCATGGAAGACATGGGTTTAGTGGTTGAAGCTCATCACCATGAAGTTGCAACCGCCGGTCAGAACGAAGTGGCAACCCGCTTCAATACCATGACCAAAAAAGCTGACGAAATTCAGATTTACAAATACGTGGTTCACAACGTGGCTCACGCATTCGGCAAAACCGCGACCTTCATGCCAAAACCAATGTTTGGCGATAACGGTTCTGGTATGCACTGCCATATGTCCCTGTCTAAGAACGGAACTAACCTGTTCGCAGGCGACAAATACGCAGGCCTGTCTGAAATGGCGCTGTACTACATTGGCGGCGTAATCAAACATGCTAAAGCGATCAACGCGCTGGCAAACCCAACCACCAACTCCTACAAGCGTTTGGTTCCAGGCTACGAAGCACCAGTTATGCTGGCTTACTCTGCCCGTAACCGTTCTGCCTCTATCCGTATTCCAGTGATCGCCAGCCCGAAAGGACGCCGTATTGAAGTTCGCTTCCCAGATCCAGCGGCTAACCCATACCTGTGCTTCGCGGCACTGCTGATGGCAGGCTTGGACGGTATTGTGAACAAAATCCATCCTGGCGATGCGATGGATAAAAACCTGTACGATCTGCCTCCAGAAGAAGCGAAAGAGATCCCAACCGTTGCGGGCTCTCTGGACGAAGCGCTGGCCTGTCTGGATGCTGACCGTGAATTCTTGACCCGCGGTGGCGTGTTCACCAATGACGCGATCGATGCTTACATCAAACTGCGTCAGGAAGAGATGGAACGTGTTCGCATGACGCCGCATCCTGTTGAGTTTGAACTGTACTACAGCGTCTAA
- the glnG gene encoding nitrogen regulation protein NR(I) produces MTTQQGIVWIVDDDSSIRWVLERALTGAGLRCVTFENGNEVLSALASQTPDVLLSDIRMPGMDGLALLKQIKQRHPMLPVIIMTAHSDLDAAVSAYQQGAFDYLPKPFDIDEAVALVERAISHYQEQQHPARSEPINDPAADIIGEAPAMQDVFRIIGRLSRSSISVLINGESGTGKELVAHALHRHSPRGKAPFIALNMAAIPKDLIESELFGHEKGAFTGANQIRQGRFEQADGGTLFLDEIGDMPLDVQTRLLRVLADGQFYRVGGYAPVKVDVRIIAATHQNLEQRVQEGKFREDLFHRLNVIRVHLPPLRERREDIPRLARYFLKVAATELGVEAKILHPDTELALTRLPWPGNVRQLENTCRWLTVMAAGQELLVQDLPSELFETSVPESTSGTASPDHWSALLAQWAEHALRSGHQDLLSEAQPEMERILLTTALRHTHGHKQEAARLLGWGRNTLTRKLKELGME; encoded by the coding sequence ATGACAACGCAACAGGGAATCGTCTGGATCGTTGATGATGACAGTTCCATCCGCTGGGTGCTGGAACGTGCACTGACCGGCGCGGGTTTGCGCTGCGTCACGTTTGAGAACGGAAACGAGGTGCTGAGTGCTTTAGCCAGCCAAACGCCGGACGTTTTGTTATCCGATATCCGCATGCCCGGCATGGATGGTTTAGCGTTACTTAAGCAGATAAAACAGCGCCACCCCATGCTTCCGGTCATCATAATGACAGCGCATTCAGACTTAGATGCCGCGGTGAGCGCCTATCAGCAAGGTGCCTTTGATTACTTGCCTAAGCCTTTCGATATTGATGAAGCGGTCGCCCTTGTAGAGCGGGCGATCAGCCACTATCAGGAACAGCAGCATCCAGCGCGCAGCGAACCCATTAACGATCCTGCGGCAGATATCATCGGTGAAGCACCGGCGATGCAGGATGTTTTTCGCATTATTGGCCGACTTTCGCGTTCTTCAATCAGCGTATTGATTAACGGTGAATCCGGTACGGGTAAAGAGCTAGTCGCGCACGCGCTACATCGCCACAGCCCACGAGGCAAAGCGCCGTTTATTGCGCTGAATATGGCCGCCATCCCTAAAGACCTCATTGAGTCAGAGCTGTTTGGTCACGAAAAAGGAGCCTTTACCGGCGCTAATCAAATTCGTCAGGGCCGTTTTGAACAGGCAGACGGCGGCACGCTGTTTCTGGATGAAATCGGTGATATGCCACTCGATGTGCAAACACGCTTGCTGCGCGTGTTAGCCGACGGTCAGTTTTATCGCGTTGGCGGATATGCTCCCGTCAAAGTCGATGTACGTATTATTGCCGCAACGCATCAAAACCTTGAACAACGGGTGCAGGAAGGAAAATTCCGTGAGGATTTATTCCACCGCCTTAACGTTATTCGCGTGCATTTGCCTCCGTTGCGCGAACGTCGTGAAGATATCCCTCGCCTCGCGCGTTACTTTTTGAAAGTGGCCGCCACCGAATTAGGCGTTGAAGCAAAAATTCTTCACCCTGATACCGAGTTGGCGCTCACTCGTCTTCCGTGGCCAGGCAACGTGCGTCAGCTAGAAAACACCTGCCGCTGGCTTACCGTTATGGCCGCCGGGCAGGAGTTGCTGGTTCAAGATTTGCCAAGCGAACTGTTTGAAACCAGCGTACCGGAATCCACCAGCGGAACCGCCTCGCCCGATCATTGGTCTGCGCTTTTGGCTCAGTGGGCAGAGCATGCCTTGCGATCTGGGCATCAGGATCTGTTGTCTGAGGCACAGCCAGAAATGGAGCGTATTCTGCTGACGACCGCGCTGCGCCATACTCATGGCCATAAGCAAGAGGCCGCGCGGCTGCTCGGTTGGGGGCGCAATACCCTGACACGTAAGCTAAAAGAGTTGGGAATGGAGTGA
- the ghrB gene encoding glyoxylate/hydroxypyruvate reductase GhrB produces the protein MKPAIVLYKTLPADLRQKLDEHFSVTAFDELSHQTFPAFLQALKNAEGLIGSGGRIDADLLAQAPKLRAASTISVGYDNFDVDEMTRRNILLMHTPTVLTETVADTLMGLMLATARRIPELDAWIRDGHWNDSLGADHYGTDVHHKTVGILGMGRIGMALAQRAHFGFGMKVLYNTRTPNPEANQKYQAQHCDLDTLLAQSDFVCITLPLTSQTHHMIGRAQLDKMKKSAILINAGRGPVIDEDALVEALKDCTILAAGLDVFEREPLPHDSELMKLKNVVLAPHIGSATHETRYGMAACAVDNLIAALNGTVKENCVNPQIAVKN, from the coding sequence ATGAAACCTGCCATCGTTCTCTATAAAACGCTACCCGCTGACCTGCGCCAAAAGCTCGATGAACACTTCAGCGTGACCGCCTTTGATGAGCTTTCTCATCAAACCTTCCCTGCATTTTTACAGGCGTTAAAAAACGCAGAAGGATTAATCGGTTCTGGCGGGCGTATTGACGCTGACCTACTGGCACAAGCGCCTAAGCTTCGAGCCGCTTCAACCATTTCAGTCGGCTACGATAATTTTGACGTCGACGAGATGACTCGACGTAATATCTTGCTGATGCATACACCCACCGTGTTAACAGAAACCGTCGCGGATACGTTAATGGGGCTGATGCTGGCCACTGCGCGTCGCATTCCAGAATTAGATGCATGGATCCGTGACGGACACTGGAATGATAGCCTTGGGGCCGATCATTACGGAACAGACGTTCACCACAAAACCGTGGGTATTCTTGGCATGGGGCGCATTGGTATGGCGCTGGCGCAGCGCGCTCACTTTGGTTTTGGCATGAAAGTGCTTTATAACACCCGCACGCCAAACCCAGAGGCGAATCAAAAATATCAGGCACAGCATTGCGATTTAGATACGCTGTTGGCCCAATCTGATTTTGTTTGTATCACGCTACCGCTGACGTCACAAACGCACCATATGATTGGGCGCGCGCAGCTAGACAAAATGAAAAAAAGCGCCATTTTAATCAATGCAGGTCGCGGGCCTGTTATTGATGAAGATGCCTTGGTCGAGGCATTGAAAGACTGCACCATTCTCGCGGCGGGCTTAGATGTGTTTGAGCGTGAACCGCTGCCTCATGATTCAGAGCTGATGAAACTCAAAAATGTGGTTTTAGCGCCGCATATTGGCTCAGCCACTCATGAAACCCGCTACGGTATGGCGGCGTGCGCCGTCGATAATCTGATTGCTGCATTAAACGGTACGGTGAAGGAAAACTGCGTCAACCCTCAAATTGCGGTCAAAAACTAG
- a CDS encoding YshB family small membrane protein, producing MIDSILSLISQGAELATAAGHSSQTAFAAVLCAALLSFLG from the coding sequence ATGATCGATTCGATACTGAGCTTGATCTCGCAGGGTGCTGAGCTCGCCACCGCCGCCGGACACTCATCGCAGACAGCATTTGCCGCCGTGCTATGTGCCGCGCTGCTGAGTTTTTTGGGTTAA
- a CDS encoding methyl-accepting chemotaxis protein encodes MSRPEIGRIMEKAQADQVSSALTNIGLLENFTTPEQLQQSMTSHQESRLKVRKEYDDQYTNYVSLRQENLVKASADSTASYTFSIQIMCAILAAVVVLFIIAYFWLDRILVKPLNKVSGYFAQIGKGDLRHPIEVENNNEIGKLCAALQEMQYELIETVTSIRDGVESINIGTQEIAAGNTDLSSRTEEQASALAETAASMEQISSTVKLNADNAVQASSMIQTSASIAHEGEQQMKNMTTKMHAIKTNAQKMGDIISVIDSIAFQTNILALNAAVEAARAGEAGRGFAVVASEVRNLAQRSAQSAKEINSLISESAYQIQEGAELADKTGSTIAEMTSAISKASTMMDSISYASEEQSRGVEQIRVAITQMDQVTQQNAALVEQVATTAANVEDLSGTLTQAVAVFQIKGQTTTPVKNSATAKTAETLDDENWI; translated from the coding sequence ATGAGCCGACCAGAAATCGGTAGAATTATGGAGAAAGCGCAGGCGGATCAGGTTTCAAGCGCGTTGACGAATATTGGCTTATTGGAAAATTTCACCACACCAGAACAGCTCCAACAGTCGATGACAAGCCATCAAGAATCTCGCCTAAAGGTGCGTAAAGAATATGATGATCAGTACACAAACTACGTGAGCCTACGTCAGGAAAATCTGGTCAAGGCGAGTGCCGATAGCACAGCCTCTTACACGTTCTCCATTCAAATCATGTGCGCTATTTTAGCCGCCGTGGTGGTGCTATTTATCATTGCTTACTTCTGGTTGGATCGCATCTTGGTGAAACCATTGAACAAGGTATCCGGCTATTTTGCTCAAATTGGTAAAGGCGATCTTCGTCACCCGATTGAAGTTGAAAACAATAATGAAATTGGTAAGTTATGTGCCGCGCTGCAAGAGATGCAATATGAGCTGATTGAAACCGTGACGTCTATTCGCGATGGGGTGGAATCCATTAATATTGGCACTCAAGAAATTGCAGCAGGCAACACCGACCTATCTAGCCGAACGGAAGAGCAGGCATCCGCGCTGGCAGAAACAGCCGCCAGCATGGAGCAGATATCGTCTACGGTTAAGCTCAACGCGGATAACGCCGTGCAAGCCTCTTCCATGATCCAAACATCGGCCTCTATCGCTCATGAAGGCGAACAGCAGATGAAAAACATGACCACCAAAATGCATGCCATTAAAACCAATGCGCAAAAGATGGGCGATATCATTAGCGTCATCGATAGCATTGCTTTCCAAACCAATATTTTAGCCCTGAATGCCGCCGTGGAGGCCGCTCGCGCAGGTGAAGCCGGTCGTGGGTTTGCCGTTGTCGCCAGCGAGGTGCGTAACCTTGCCCAACGCTCTGCGCAGTCAGCCAAAGAAATTAACAGCCTCATTTCTGAATCTGCTTACCAAATTCAAGAAGGTGCGGAACTGGCAGATAAAACGGGGTCAACAATCGCGGAAATGACCAGCGCTATCTCGAAGGCAAGCACGATGATGGACAGCATCTCTTACGCCTCTGAAGAACAAAGCCGCGGTGTCGAACAAATACGCGTAGCCATCACCCAGATGGATCAGGTTACTCAACAAAATGCGGCCTTGGTCGAGCAGGTCGCAACCACAGCTGCGAACGTTGAGGATCTGTCAGGAACCCTAACGCAGGCCGTCGCCGTCTTTCAAATTAAAGGTCAAACCACAACGCCGGTAAAAAACTCAGCGACAGCAAAAACAGCTGAAACGCTAGATGATGAAAACTGGATCTGA